In the genome of Candidatus Nealsonbacteria bacterium, the window AATACTTAATTTTATTTTAAAAGCCGATGTTTTCGGCTCCTTGGAAGTTATCGAAGAAATCTTGAAAAATCTCTATAAAGAACAAATAGAAATTAAAATTTTAAAATCAGGGGTCGGAGAAATATCCGAGGAAGATTTAAAAATGGCGCAATTATTTAAAACCAAAATTTTAGGCTTTAAAGTTAAAGTCAATCCTCAGGTTTTGAACGCCGCCCAGTTCAGCAAGGTAAAAATAATAACCTTTGACATAATCTACAATTTAGTCCAGGCCGTCAAAGAAATGGCGGAAAAAGAGTTGAAACCAAAGGAAGGATTTAAGGAAATAGGGCAAGCCAGGGTTTTGGCGGTATTTATAAGCGATAAAAATCGGCAAGTAATTGGAGCTAAAGTTTTTAAAGGGGAGGCTTTGAAAGGCGCGAAAATCGAAGTTTTGAGCAATGGCGAGGCAACCGGAGAGGGAAAATTAATTAATCTTCAAAGAAACAAAAAAACCATAGAGAAAATCCAAAAGGGCAATGATTGCGGTATTCTGTTCGAGGGAAACGTAAAAGTTAAAGAAGGGGATATTTTAATAATCAAAACGTATGGCTAGAGAACGGGTTCCAAGGGTAAATGAATTAATAAAAAGAGAGTTAAATAATATTTTATTAAGGGAATTGGATTTTCCCAGGGACACTTTGATTACCCTGACCCGGGTGGAAACTTCTTCCAACTTGATTCAATCCAAAGTTTACGTCAGCGTTATGCCGGAAAACCAGTATGGAAAAGTTTCGCTTTTTTTAAATAAAGAAATTTTCAGTATCCAGCAATCTTTAAATAAAAGGCTGAAAATGAGGCCTACTCCTAAAATTATTTTTGTCAGAGAAAAAGAGGTTCAAAAAGCGGATAAAGTTGAAGAAATTCTGGAAAAGATTACTGAAAACAAGGACAATTGAAAAAAAATAAAAAATTGTTA includes:
- the rbfA gene encoding 30S ribosome-binding factor RbfA, with amino-acid sequence MARERVPRVNELIKRELNNILLRELDFPRDTLITLTRVETSSNLIQSKVYVSVMPENQYGKVSLFLNKEIFSIQQSLNKRLKMRPTPKIIFVREKEVQKADKVEEILEKITENKDN